The stretch of DNA TCTATCAAAAGCATTTCTTAGGACACTGTGATCAAGAAGGCCTGTGTGACATTTTCACTGTTGTTCACCAATACCATGATTTGTTATAAGCATATACACCAAGTTCAACTCACTGTATGTATCTGTGGTTTGTTTTCCCCTCAGCCAAAAGCATGGAAGAGCTGAAAAGACTTTTGTTGCTGATACTAGGCTGTGCTgtacaggtaacacacacacacacagacactgtgccaCCCAGCCTCTCCCAGGAAgtgtatttctgtctgtgtagttTTGCATGTCTGAGCACAGCCGTGGATGGTGCAGGGTGGCCCTTCATGTGGGCAGGGTTAGAGACGTTGAAAACACATCACTGATTTACTGCTGTAATCACTCATCAAGATTATAGTGCTATGGAATGCAAATGTATGTCATTAGAACTGCACTGTTCAGTAATTTAAGTCAAATTATTctaaaatgtgtgtatattttaatGTGGTTAGGGGTAAACCTTGAATTACCTTCTTAGAAATGTAAGTGAAGTTACAGCCAGATGTGGTGAGTTAAGAGTTAATTGGGTTACCTGTAAGCAAACAGGAGGGGCTAGTCATGTGGGATGTGGGGCCGCAGgtggtttctgtttgtttgttccttTGGCTTGTCGTTTCCACCTCTGCCAGCAAACggttttttttcatctcatctTTCCCTTTTCTTCCTTTGTCTCTTCCGTCCTCATTCCCTTCATCCTAATTTTCCGCTCCCCCTTTTTCTGCTGAGCCTCCTTTTGTGACCTGTCTACCTGTACTGGTTTGACTGGTTCCAGGAAAGAGGAAGACCACAAGAGAGCGTTGAATGggaaagacagagggagggaacaGAGGGATGGAGAAAATCATATGAAAATGCTGTTGATGTTTATGACAACATTTTTTCCAGGCCCTTCAAACATTTGCTAAACAAACTGGCATTATGTAAGTTTTATTTCCTGGTTTGACACCTGTCTGTTTTTAGTGTGATCGTAAGGAAGAGATGATAGAGAAGATCAAGCTGCTGGACATTGAGACCCAGGCTGCCATTGTCTCTCACATACAGGAGGTCAGTAGACGATGGAAATCTACTAATAATCATCACTGGACATGCCACACCTTACATATCCCTGTAGCAGCTAGTAGATCCTCACAGTACCCAAATTGGTCAGTACAATGGATGCTTGACCATAGGCTAATAGCCCAAAGCTGTGTTCTCACCAGTCGCCTTTAAAGTGAATTCTGAGCAACACTCTTTGCACTGGACCTTAAAGGGAAGCCCAAATCTACTACCTTGCTCTTTGTTCATCTTCATCCTATTCTAATCTGTGTAGGCAGCACCTCTCATTGAGTCAgagtttaaattaaattaactaTGTAAGTGGGTTTTCTTCCTTCCTGTGGTAGCCTCCTTTTACTCACACTAAAAGCACCAGATGctaagagcagaagaagctgttATGTAGTCTCTTCAATATGACCGGCATCGGCTGACAGTAATCTATTTAAAGTCCATTGTTTATAAGTGTTCTTTTTGATAAAGGTCACTTAGTCCCTGGGTCAGccatcataacacacacacacatttcttctgctgcatgaGGTCAGGCTAATGATATTACCATGCTAGTTAACCTCCTCCACCCTAAAGATACTTTAAAGAGCCCATTATTACTCACCTTGTGGACAAGCATTGTTTAAACTTTGTTTGAACTCTCAAACACACTGAGATCCCATGGCTTCCAAATGTGTTCAGCCAAATAGCGACAGAAATGTTTATAAATTAGGAATAAAATAGTTAAATGTAgatcaaaatatatatttttgtagtATAATATTGCATGTGTCTGCTCATTGCAGGTAACTCACAATCAGCTGAATGTCCTTGACCTGTCCTGGCTGGAGGAAGGAAGTGAGCTCCCCCCTGAGGAGCTGGAACCTCTGTCCCGTAGCATGGCTGCTTCTCTACAGCAACTTATTGACCAGCGAGACAAAGCCAGTGAGGTaagaagacacaaacaaagcagTGGCTAATGTTTGTCTCATCACACTCCCTTGTCGAACCATTTTAATTGCAATTTATGTTGTttcataatgataataattcaTCTGAATGAATGACTAATTAATAATATTCAGAAAAAACAGTGTCTTCATTTGTGGGTGGGATGTCCTTCTTTCTACATACCATCACACACAAGCCAGGTCAAAAGTGAGGAAGCCGTAGTGTTCTTTTGTAATCTTGTTCTAGCCTAATTAACACTGCACGTATTACCACTGAAACCTGAACTTCTGCAGTAAGGTTGTACTTTGATGCCTATAATACGCCTCAGATCAAATGTCCCACACTTTAACttgttatataataataatccagTTGTTTTTCCAGATGCTACATTTGCAATATATTctcagcagtgtttgttttggtgaAAAACGGATATGTAtcaatcaataaaatgcactttCAGAGGATTTTCCACCTTAACACATTATTGTCAACTTGCCCTCTAGGTGATTGTGGATCTCACCCAGGAGAGGGACTACCTATCTAGTCAGCTGCCACAGGAAGGGTGCAGGAACCTGGGCATGAACAGCCCAGAGCGAGGGCAGAGCTCTGGAGGTATGGGACTGAATAACGGTGATTTGGCTGTCACTGTGCCTGGGCTGACCAAAGAAGAGAAGCGGCATTTGTCAGTGGAGCTTGCCGACACCAAGGCCAAGCTTCGAAGATACAGACAAGAACTGTGAGTCTAACAGTCAAAGaaaattttgtgtttgtgttacagtagTTATTTACAAGTGTTGTGAACAGATGTGTTATGACTGTAGCAGAAATCCACTGCAAACTTCAAAACCTGAGAATATATCTTTGGGTCACTGGTTTAAACTCCCATGGAGCAGCTGGAAGTTATTATACAGCTAGCATGGCTTATTATAGTGCTACTGTGTAATCACACAGTGGATCCATCTATTTGGAGATTATACACTCGTACTTTACTCGCAGCTGCTCGGACTCATTCTGCAGAATGGATACTAGAGGTAGACTTACTGTATAGTAATACAAGTCTACTGTAAGTGTCATTGCTGTTAGTGGTCAGACTCTTCAATTATTGTCAGCATATCCAGATATTACCATGATGTTGAGCTAAGTATACAAGTTAATGATGGATTGAAAATATTCTAATTGGCggtgcatgttgtgtgtgtttgtagggaGGAGAAGACGGAGCAGCTGATGGACTCAAAACATGAAGTGGAGCGTCTGGATCAGGAGTTACAGAGACTGAAACAAGAGGTCAGACCaattataaacagcagtttcTGTAATGATCCAATACATTTTCATATTAGTTTTAACTAGCATAAGGTACTTTCTCCAGGTTATGAAGCTAACATACAAGCACTAAATGAACGACAAGAAGAGTTGTTACTGTATGTACTGTAAGTATGAGGATACTTGAATTCAAtaattttgcatgtgtgtatgtgtggttcAGAACCAGTCGCTGTCTTGTGAGGCCCGTTCGGTCCGAGCATACCGGGATGAGGTGGACTCACTGAGGGAAAAATCAGCGCGGGTTGACCGGCTAGAGACTGAACTGACCAGATGTAAAGAGAAGCTGAATGATGTACATTTCTACAAGTCCAGAGTGGAGGTACTAGAACTAAAGCTTCACCCCAAGTATTTTCGTGTAGTTCTGTAccaaacacagttttcattgtCTTCTATTTGAGACAGTTTATCTACTAAATACATGGCAGTTGTATGCACCCATATTCCGTGTGCTGAGATGCATCTTACTAAAACCTTTCAtctgacacaaacactgactgagcAGCTGGTACTGACAGTcaatggatctgtgtgtgtttgtggtcatttAGGAGCTTCGTGAGGACAACCTGACACTGATGGAGACAAAGGTGCTGTTGGAGGAGCAGCTGTCGGCCTCCAGAGGTCGCTGTGATAAACTACACACACTGGAGAAAGATAATCTGTTACTACGAGCAAAGATACACGACTTGGAAATGGTATTACCCTGCCAGACAGCAAGCTGTAATAATCAAGTCAAATCTGGTGCATAGTTGATTATACACTGTATATTtgctaactgtgtgtgttgtacaggAGAGGGACAATGAACGTCGCAGACTGGAAGAGCTGGTGGAGGAGAATATGATGCTGGAGATCGGGCAGAAACAGAGCATGAATGAGTCGGCTCATCTTGGCTGGGAACTGGAACAGCTCTCCAAGAACCATGACAACACTAACGCAGAGAGTGAGACACTAACCTGCTGCTATATGTGTCTTCATTGATGGTGGAGAAATCTCAACTGTCTGTTGTTAACTGAGATattttcctctgctgcagctcgtAAGTCATTGGTCCATGAgctgaatgagtgtgtgtccaGCCGGGTGTTAAAGCTGGAAAAGGAGAACCGGGAACTGCAGGCATCTATAGAAAGACTGAAAGAGGAGAACCACGTCTTGCAGGAACAACAGCTCCACACGCAGGAGCTGGACAGGGAGAACCAGAGTCTCAGCAACAAGGTAGGAGACTTGAATGTCTTACAGCCACTGTAGTAACCAGTGTTTCAGTGTCTCATTATATCAGGAGGCACCTAAGCTAGGTTTTACGGTGGGGTTCCACcttgatgtgcacacacacacacacaggtgacacactcccaccagcagagaGAGTGCATATGGGAAAATATGTTGCCGTAGCCAcctaaaaaacagacaaaaattgTTATTTATGGAAAAGCTGTAATTAGTAAAAATAACTAATTTGCATAGTTACCTACCTATGTAGCTCATTACTAACAACTGCTCATGTCTTGTTGATGTGTTATTAGTTGGAGCGCCTCCAAGGATTGTTGGACCAGGAAAGACTAACCAATCAGGACATGGAGGCTCTGGGAGAGGAAATACTGAAGGAAAAACAGTGTCTGGAGAGAGAATTGCATGCTCTGAGAGCAGAGAAGGATCGACAGGTAGACCATTGAAACTGAAGTTCTGTTAGTACTTGAAGAGACCTAAATCCTAAGGTAACAAACCGTCCTGTCTAAACAGATCTCAGAGTTGGAGAGTGACAAGCAGCACCTGTCTGACGCAGTAGCGTCCCTTCAGGAGCGTGCTCAGTCTAACAGTGAGGCAAGGGTCCGTGAGGTCGAAGCAAAGAACCGTTTACTGCACCAGAGCATCACCGACACCAGCTCCCGCCTGGCAAGCTTGGAATTTCAACTGAAAGTAGTGAgtgaagaggcagagaggctAAGGGAGAGAGCAGAGCGGTGCGAGGAGGCAGAAAGAGATGCAGCCAGGCTGGAAAGGAGCAGAGACGCTCTGAACAGAGAGGTAATTGTGTTAATAAAACAAAGTTTTATTTTGGGCATGTTACTCATTTAAAACATACCTGATTGCTCCTTGGTTGTAGGTGGCATCCCTACGTGTGTGCAGCGAACGGTCAGAGACTCTAGAGAAGCAGGTGACATCCTTGGAACAGGAGGTGCACAAGCTAAAGcgagaggcagaggaggcccAGCGGGAATTGTTCAGACTGGGAAAGCAGGAGGCAGAAAACAGCCTGCTGTCCAAGGAAAACCTGGATCTCCGCTGCTCCCTGGAAAACCTGCGCACCTCAACTGCCCGGCTTGTCACTCtacaggaggagctgaaggaggcacagaaagagacacaggagctgcagagacacctgGAAGATGCCAGGGAGGAAACgcagggagagaagaagagaacagAAAGGCTGGAGCTCAGTTTGGCAGCTGTAAATCAGGAAAAGCATCGTTTGGAAGAGGAAATAGAAAAGAGCAAAGAAGAGAAGGTAGAGgaagagaggcagaggcaggagacgcagagcagagaggaggacctAAGAAGGGAACTAGAGGAGTTAAAGGAAGAGCGGAGAAGAAGGGAAGAAGGAGACGAGGAAAGGAAGAAGCTCCAGCTGGATCTGGAGCAGTCAGAGAAAGGCAGGAAGTTTCTGGAGAAGGAAAGCTGGAGGATCAGAACGTTGTTggaacagaaagagacagagctggaggagaaggtCAGGCGATTGTCTACAGTGATAAAGGAAGGAGCAGCTCAGAGCAAGGAAGTAGATAGATTAAAGGAGATGGCAGTCAAAGCCAAGGACCTGGAGCGGGAGAACAAAGAGCTACAGAAACAAGCTACAATTGATAAGAGGACTTTGGCTACACTCAGGGAGGTGAGAAGAAAAGAACTGTAAGGGTTTCCTGCAGTCACAACAGAATAgcactgaaaaaataaacactgggAATTCTGGGACTGTATCTAGAGTTTCATATTGTGTTTCATATATGTGTACGTGTGTGCAGGAGCTGGTGTCGGAGAAGCTGAGCGTTCAGCAGCAAAGCGTTGAGTTAGAGCGACTCAATGAAGAGCTAGAGAAGATCGGACTGAACAGAGAAAAACTACtgcagcaggaacacacactggAGGACAGGTAGCCTGCTCTGATGTGTTTGGCCATATTCTAGGTCAGCTTGTCAGAAAACTGAGTCACTGATTGACCTTATTTGCATGCATATGTCAGCAAATACAGGCTGCTGGAGTCTCGGTTGGAGGAAACTGTCCAGCAGACGATGAAGATCAGGGAGGAGAAAATCTCCAGTCTGGAAAAGAAGCTAGAGGAAAGCAAGACTCTCAATGCTACTCTCCGTTCTGAGCTGGCCACTGTAAGGACCTTTGCACACTTTCTTTATTCTATGGTCTGTAATGATAAAAGACAACAAATGTgactaaaacatgttttttttctctggctGTAGGCTCGTCAGACTGTGTCTGTCCTGCGTcagcaacaggaggaggaaggaaactACAACTCCCAGCAGCGCTCGGCCAACGACAGGGGAGCTACAGCTGAACTGCTTCGACTCAAAGACCATCTCATAGACGTAGAAAAGAATGTATGCACTTTTTCTAATATGGCACATTTGTAATATGTGCTTTTAAACCATTCATCACagccagaaaataaaaaaaaaaaacatttgaacattAAGTTCAACAACAGGATGTGGAACAGGATTTTTTTCCATAAAGGTGCAAAGAAAAATCAGGCTACACTGACTAATAATTTGACAGGAGGGAACAGAAACTAATTGCATGCATACAATATCTTTGGTAATAGAATAGGTTGTCCAGTAAAGTTTCTGAGTATTGGTGGTTGTCCTTATTTCCTCTAGAATGCCTCCctacagacagagagctgtctgctgaaggagcagctgaaaCAGCTGGAGAACCAGAACACTTCTCTTAACAACCAGATGGCGGGGCTGCAGCGACACACCACCACCCTGCAGGAACAGAATTCAGccttgcacacacagacagcaaaaTTACAGGTACTGCGAAGTCTGCctgtaaataaaacagatcTGCTCTTTAAATAGAGTAACTGAGCTAATTCTACCCCATCTTAGGTGGAGAACTCCACAATATCTTCTCAGAGTGCATCACTTATGGCCCAGAATGCAGTGCTGCAGGGGCAAGTCACCGCCTTGGAGACCGAAGTAGAGTCGTGGCAGCGGCAGCGTGAGGAGGCATGGCGAGGCAGAGAGAACGTGCTCAGCGACCATGAACGGCTGCTGAGCGTTCACGAGAGGCAGGCACATGAGTATGAGCAGCTGATCAGTCAGCATGCTGCGCTAAAAGGAAAACAGAGGGCGCTAGAGAGTGAACAGAGGGCGCTGCACAGCAAGTAAGTTAAGAGCATCACAAGGTCCTCT from Parambassis ranga chromosome 22, fParRan2.1, whole genome shotgun sequence encodes:
- the ccdc88c gene encoding protein Daple isoform X3, with amino-acid sequence MDVTLSELLAAFMESPLVVWVRTLGPLGPCDNAGSEERVNMYMELVDGVFLHKIMTHIDPSPTNQRLSKNVNNDMSLRLHNLTVLTRHVRTFYQETLQQLIVMPLPNILCIAKDPISAKSMEELKRLLLLILGCAVQCDRKEEMIEKIKLLDIETQAAIVSHIQEVTHNQLNVLDLSWLEEGSELPPEELEPLSRSMAASLQQLIDQRDKASEVIVDLTQERDYLSSQLPQEGCRNLGMNSPERGQSSGGMGLNNGDLAVTVPGLTKEEKRHLSVELADTKAKLRRYRQELEEKTEQLMDSKHEVERLDQELQRLKQENQSLSCEARSVRAYRDEVDSLREKSARVDRLETELTRCKEKLNDVHFYKSRVEELREDNLTLMETKVLLEEQLSASRGRCDKLHTLEKDNLLLRAKIHDLEMERDNERRRLEELVEENMMLEIGQKQSMNESAHLGWELEQLSKNHDNTNAETRKSLVHELNECVSSRVLKLEKENRELQASIERLKEENHVLQEQQLHTQELDRENQSLSNKLERLQGLLDQERLTNQDMEALGEEILKEKQCLERELHALRAEKDRQISELESDKQHLSDAVASLQERAQSNSEARVREVEAKNRLLHQSITDTSSRLASLEFQLKVVSEEAERLRERAERCEEAERDAARLERSRDALNREVASLRVCSERSETLEKQVTSLEQEVHKLKREAEEAQRELFRLGKQEAENSLLSKENLDLRCSLENLRTSTARLVTLQEELKEAQKETQELQRHLEDAREETQGEKKRTERLELSLAAVNQEKHRLEEEIEKSKEEKVEEERQRQETQSREEDLRRELEELKEERRRREEGDEERKKLQLDLEQSEKGRKFLEKESWRIRTLLEQKETELEEKVRRLSTVIKEGAAQSKEVDRLKEMAVKAKDLERENKELQKQATIDKRTLATLREELVSEKLSVQQQSVELERLNEELEKIGLNREKLLQQEHTLEDSKYRLLESRLEETVQQTMKIREEKISSLEKKLEESKTLNATLRSELATARQTVSVLRQQQEEEGNYNSQQRSANDRGATAELLRLKDHLIDVEKNNASLQTESCLLKEQLKQLENQNTSLNNQMAGLQRHTTTLQEQNSALHTQTAKLQVENSTISSQSASLMAQNAVLQGQVTALETEVESWQRQREEAWRGRENVLSDHERLLSVHERQAHEYEQLISQHAALKGKQRALESEQRALHSKYCLLLQQKDKWEEQEGRGQKEKEELNQEIQKSRLLQQENLQLKTEVDRLTDSHSHQTEQSKALQQRMNELKSSLSSAQQDVSQWMARYDSLMEQHQGLDLTMTKLDNHCELLSRLKGNLEEENHHLLSQINLLNQQNHTLLERSMESKELYHQEQKLYIDKLNSLRRQKEKLEEKIMDQYKFYDPTPKKRSQWSGAKALAKLIKPRKESSRERGGDRDKDLGRDRAKSAPDIPLPATPSLFPPETTPPLPQRSGSDSQDGNYVHSNQSNHITSPGLGPQSPALTPISRGLTDRGRGVYRSSTPGSSSENVNGEDGHGQGQTHKTHLTSTPSHQLSSLGLSNSSTSRGQVPSRRPRGLLFDEDSRHNTSDSMYGLHGNNAGRPGSADLSHNTSSSNSPVNCRDTPDRQIRSASLSSDDVMGLSQSHPSLSRSSTLPYDHAPQRAQPQHGGGARNKTRPSSPGSEMVTLEEFLQESNIQSPPVVSTGSREDLMTDYFTRSPAPSGPTGRDQVTPTSYVTPTVQSSNHRPGQSVKPSPRQPVGQSPASGQPVTQRSSQSLSRAFSLASADLLRSNGPDSFRVNEGSSGREDVVVRRQGGAANGRERPLSARFAGPSTQHGDSSFLSPTIHHSSSLNLQTERYAERERDRGRTAVSRNGPSSSTSHHRGEVAMVTPVRAVTTTRPEDSSELADALREGRPSDSSKKESERPRCASVERPKSTPASPDPNNDPQTVWYEYGCV
- the ccdc88c gene encoding protein Daple isoform X2; its protein translation is MESRAVQTPCRCSKQRKQVRTLGPLGPCDNAGSEERVNMYMELVDGVFLHKIMTHIDPSPTNQRLSKNVNNDMSLRLHNLTVLTRHVRTFYQETLQQLIVMPLPNILCIAKDPISAKSMEELKRLLLLILGCAVQCDRKEEMIEKIKLLDIETQAAIVSHIQEVTHNQLNVLDLSWLEEGSELPPEELEPLSRSMAASLQQLIDQRDKASEVIVDLTQERDYLSSQLPQEGCRNLGMNSPERGQSSGGMGLNNGDLAVTVPGLTKEEKRHLSVELADTKAKLRRYRQELEEKTEQLMDSKHEVERLDQELQRLKQENQSLSCEARSVRAYRDEVDSLREKSARVDRLETELTRCKEKLNDVHFYKSRVEELREDNLTLMETKVLLEEQLSASRGRCDKLHTLEKDNLLLRAKIHDLEMERDNERRRLEELVEENMMLEIGQKQSMNESAHLGWELEQLSKNHDNTNAETRKSLVHELNECVSSRVLKLEKENRELQASIERLKEENHVLQEQQLHTQELDRENQSLSNKLERLQGLLDQERLTNQDMEALGEEILKEKQCLERELHALRAEKDRQISELESDKQHLSDAVASLQERAQSNSEARVREVEAKNRLLHQSITDTSSRLASLEFQLKVVSEEAERLRERAERCEEAERDAARLERSRDALNREVASLRVCSERSETLEKQVTSLEQEVHKLKREAEEAQRELFRLGKQEAENSLLSKENLDLRCSLENLRTSTARLVTLQEELKEAQKETQELQRHLEDAREETQGEKKRTERLELSLAAVNQEKHRLEEEIEKSKEEKVEEERQRQETQSREEDLRRELEELKEERRRREEGDEERKKLQLDLEQSEKGRKFLEKESWRIRTLLEQKETELEEKVRRLSTVIKEGAAQSKEVDRLKEMAVKAKDLERENKELQKQATIDKRTLATLREELVSEKLSVQQQSVELERLNEELEKIGLNREKLLQQEHTLEDSKYRLLESRLEETVQQTMKIREEKISSLEKKLEESKTLNATLRSELATARQTVSVLRQQQEEEGNYNSQQRSANDRGATAELLRLKDHLIDVEKNNASLQTESCLLKEQLKQLENQNTSLNNQMAGLQRHTTTLQEQNSALHTQTAKLQVENSTISSQSASLMAQNAVLQGQVTALETEVESWQRQREEAWRGRENVLSDHERLLSVHERQAHEYEQLISQHAALKGKQRALESEQRALHSKYCLLLQQKDKWEEQEGRGQKEKEELNQEIQKSRLLQQENLQLKTEVDRLTDSHSHQTEQSKALQQRMNELKSSLSSAQQDVSQWMARYDSLMEQHQGLDLTMTKLDNHCELLSRLKGNLEEENHHLLSQINLLNQQNHTLLERSMESKELYHQEQKLYIDKLNSLRRQKEKLEEKIMDQYKFYDPTPKKRSQWSGAKALAKLIKPRKESSRERGGDRDKDLGRDRAKSAPDIPLPATPSLFPPETTPPLPQRSGSDSQDGNYVHSNQSNHITSPGLGPQSPALTPISRGLTDRGRGVYRSSTPGSSSENVNGEDGHGQGQTHKTHLTSTPSHQLSSLGLSNSSTSRGQVPSRRPRGTPGLLFDEDSRHNTSDSMYGLHGNNAGRPGSADLSHNTSSSNSPVNCRDTPDRQIRSASLSSDDVMGLSQSHPSLSRSSTLPYDHAPQRAQPQHGGGARNKTRPSSPGSEMVTLEEFLQESNIQSPPVVSTGSREDLMTDYFTRSPAPSGPTGRDQVTPTSYVTPTVQSSNHRPGQSVKPSPRQPVGQSPASGQPVTQRSSQSLSRAFSLASADLLRSNGPDSFRVNEGSSGREDVVVRRQGGAANGRERPLSARFAGPSTQHGDSSFLSPTIHHSSSLNLQTERYAERERDRGRTAVSRNGPSSSTSHHRGEVAMVTPVRAVTTTRPEDSSELADALREGRPSDSSKKESERPRCASVERPKSTPASPDPNNDPQTVWYEYGCV
- the ccdc88c gene encoding protein Daple isoform X4; translation: MDVTLSELLAAFMESPLVVWVRTLGPLGPCDNAGSEERVNMYMELVDGVFLHKIMTHIDPSPTNQRLSKNVNNDMSLRLHNLTVLTRHVRTFYQETLQQLIVMPLPNILCIAKDPISAKSMEELKRLLLLILGCAVQCDRKEEMIEKIKLLDIETQAAIVSHIQEVTHNQLNVLDLSWLEEGSELPPEELEPLSRSMAASLQQLIDQRDKASEVIVDLTQERDYLSSQLPQEGCRNLGMNSPERGQSSGGMGLNNGDLAVTVPGLTKEEKRHLSVELADTKAKLRRYRQELEEKTEQLMDSKHEVERLDQELQRLKQENQSLSCEARSVRAYRDEVDSLREKSARVDRLETELTRCKEKLNDVHFYKSRVEELREDNLTLMETKVLLEEQLSASRGRCDKLHTLEKDNLLLRAKIHDLEMERDNERRRLEELVEENMMLEIGQKQSMNESAHLGWELEQLSKNHDNTNAETRKSLVHELNECVSSRVLKLEKENRELQASIERLKEENHVLQEQQLHTQELDRENQSLSNKLERLQGLLDQERLTNQDMEALGEEILKEKQCLERELHALRAEKDRQISELESDKQHLSDAVASLQERAQSNSEARVREVEAKNRLLHQSITDTSSRLASLEFQLKVVSEEAERLRERAERCEEAERDAARLERSRDALNREVASLRVCSERSETLEKQVTSLEQEVHKLKREAEEAQRELFRLGKQEAENSLLSKENLDLRCSLENLRTSTARLVTLQEELKEAQKETQELQRHLEDAREETQGEKKRTERLELSLAAVNQEKHRLEEEIEKSKEEKVEEERQRQETQSREEDLRRELEELKEERRRREEGDEERKKLQLDLEQSEKGRKFLEKESWRIRTLLEQKETELEEKVRRLSTVIKEGAAQSKEVDRLKEMAVKAKDLERENKELQKQATIDKRTLATLREELVSEKLSVQQQSVELERLNEELEKIGLNREKLLQQEHTLEDSKYRLLESRLEETVQQTMKIREEKISSLEKKLEESKTLNATLRSELATARQTVSVLRQQQEEEGNYNSQQRSANDRGATAELLRLKDHLIDVEKNNASLQTESCLLKEQLKQLENQNTSLNNQMAGLQRHTTTLQEQNSALHTQTAKLQVENSTISSQSASLMAQNAVLQGQVTALETEVESWQRQREEAWRGRENVLSDHERLLSVHERQAHEYEQLISQHAALKGKQRALESEQRALHSKYCLLLQQKDKWEEQEGRGQKEKEELNQEIQKSRLLQQENLQLKTEVDRLTDSHSHQTEQSKALQQRMNELKSSLSSAQQDVSQWMARYDSLMEQHQGLDLTMTKLDNHCELLSRLKGNLEEENHHLLSQINLLNQQNHTLLERSMESKELYHQEQKLYIDKLNSLRRQKEKLEEKIMDQYKFYDPTPKKRSQWSGAKALAKLIKPRKESSRERGGDRDKDLGRDRAKSAPDIPLPATPSLFPPETTPPLPQRSGSDSQDGNYVHSNQSNHITSPGLGPQSPALTPISRAPPPPKRFPFLRSKSQDKLLFSSSSSSSPSSSSSSSSSSSRSRPSLSLSRRLRFWSSTDITADAITSPTISTNGVF
- the ccdc88c gene encoding protein Daple isoform X1 → MDVTLSELLAAFMESPLVVWVRTLGPLGPCDNAGSEERVNMYMELVDGVFLHKIMTHIDPSPTNQRLSKNVNNDMSLRLHNLTVLTRHVRTFYQETLQQLIVMPLPNILCIAKDPISAKSMEELKRLLLLILGCAVQCDRKEEMIEKIKLLDIETQAAIVSHIQEVTHNQLNVLDLSWLEEGSELPPEELEPLSRSMAASLQQLIDQRDKASEVIVDLTQERDYLSSQLPQEGCRNLGMNSPERGQSSGGMGLNNGDLAVTVPGLTKEEKRHLSVELADTKAKLRRYRQELEEKTEQLMDSKHEVERLDQELQRLKQENQSLSCEARSVRAYRDEVDSLREKSARVDRLETELTRCKEKLNDVHFYKSRVEELREDNLTLMETKVLLEEQLSASRGRCDKLHTLEKDNLLLRAKIHDLEMERDNERRRLEELVEENMMLEIGQKQSMNESAHLGWELEQLSKNHDNTNAETRKSLVHELNECVSSRVLKLEKENRELQASIERLKEENHVLQEQQLHTQELDRENQSLSNKLERLQGLLDQERLTNQDMEALGEEILKEKQCLERELHALRAEKDRQISELESDKQHLSDAVASLQERAQSNSEARVREVEAKNRLLHQSITDTSSRLASLEFQLKVVSEEAERLRERAERCEEAERDAARLERSRDALNREVASLRVCSERSETLEKQVTSLEQEVHKLKREAEEAQRELFRLGKQEAENSLLSKENLDLRCSLENLRTSTARLVTLQEELKEAQKETQELQRHLEDAREETQGEKKRTERLELSLAAVNQEKHRLEEEIEKSKEEKVEEERQRQETQSREEDLRRELEELKEERRRREEGDEERKKLQLDLEQSEKGRKFLEKESWRIRTLLEQKETELEEKVRRLSTVIKEGAAQSKEVDRLKEMAVKAKDLERENKELQKQATIDKRTLATLREELVSEKLSVQQQSVELERLNEELEKIGLNREKLLQQEHTLEDSKYRLLESRLEETVQQTMKIREEKISSLEKKLEESKTLNATLRSELATARQTVSVLRQQQEEEGNYNSQQRSANDRGATAELLRLKDHLIDVEKNNASLQTESCLLKEQLKQLENQNTSLNNQMAGLQRHTTTLQEQNSALHTQTAKLQVENSTISSQSASLMAQNAVLQGQVTALETEVESWQRQREEAWRGRENVLSDHERLLSVHERQAHEYEQLISQHAALKGKQRALESEQRALHSKYCLLLQQKDKWEEQEGRGQKEKEELNQEIQKSRLLQQENLQLKTEVDRLTDSHSHQTEQSKALQQRMNELKSSLSSAQQDVSQWMARYDSLMEQHQGLDLTMTKLDNHCELLSRLKGNLEEENHHLLSQINLLNQQNHTLLERSMESKELYHQEQKLYIDKLNSLRRQKEKLEEKIMDQYKFYDPTPKKRSQWSGAKALAKLIKPRKESSRERGGDRDKDLGRDRAKSAPDIPLPATPSLFPPETTPPLPQRSGSDSQDGNYVHSNQSNHITSPGLGPQSPALTPISRGLTDRGRGVYRSSTPGSSSENVNGEDGHGQGQTHKTHLTSTPSHQLSSLGLSNSSTSRGQVPSRRPRGTPGLLFDEDSRHNTSDSMYGLHGNNAGRPGSADLSHNTSSSNSPVNCRDTPDRQIRSASLSSDDVMGLSQSHPSLSRSSTLPYDHAPQRAQPQHGGGARNKTRPSSPGSEMVTLEEFLQESNIQSPPVVSTGSREDLMTDYFTRSPAPSGPTGRDQVTPTSYVTPTVQSSNHRPGQSVKPSPRQPVGQSPASGQPVTQRSSQSLSRAFSLASADLLRSNGPDSFRVNEGSSGREDVVVRRQGGAANGRERPLSARFAGPSTQHGDSSFLSPTIHHSSSLNLQTERYAERERDRGRTAVSRNGPSSSTSHHRGEVAMVTPVRAVTTTRPEDSSELADALREGRPSDSSKKESERPRCASVERPKSTPASPDPNNDPQTVWYEYGCV